One Streptomyces sp. B21-105 genomic region harbors:
- the thpR gene encoding RNA 2',3'-cyclic phosphodiesterase, giving the protein MRLFAAVLPPDDIADELAAVAARLRTLPGADGLRWTDRAGWHFTLAFYGEVDDDVVPELSARLRRAAHRSAPFPLAVRGGGRFGHGRALWAGAAGDVSALRLLADRAEAAGRKAGVEMGEHRRYKAHLTLARSRDAVDVRAQVEALDAFAGRTWTVGELVLVRSNLPKSGVPGEQPRYEPAGRWPLGGAG; this is encoded by the coding sequence ATGAGACTCTTCGCCGCCGTGCTGCCCCCGGACGACATCGCCGACGAACTCGCCGCCGTGGCCGCCCGGTTGCGCACGCTGCCCGGTGCGGACGGGCTGCGCTGGACGGACCGGGCGGGCTGGCACTTCACCCTCGCCTTCTACGGAGAGGTCGACGACGACGTCGTCCCGGAGCTGTCGGCCCGGCTGCGGCGGGCCGCACACCGCAGCGCGCCCTTCCCGCTGGCCGTGCGCGGCGGCGGCCGGTTCGGGCACGGGCGGGCGCTGTGGGCGGGCGCGGCTGGGGACGTGTCCGCGCTGCGGCTGCTGGCCGACCGGGCGGAGGCGGCGGGGCGCAAGGCGGGCGTGGAGATGGGCGAGCACCGCCGCTACAAGGCGCACCTGACGCTGGCCCGCAGCAGGGACGCGGTGGACGTCCGGGCGCAGGTCGAGGCGCTGGACGCCTTCGCGGGCCGGACCTGGACGGTGGGGGAGCTGGTGCTGGTCCGCAGCAACCTGCCGAAGTCCGGCGTCCCCGGGGAGCAGCCCCGCTACGAACCGGCCGGACGCTGGCCGCTCGGCGGGGCCGGTTAG
- a CDS encoding GNAT family N-acetyltransferase has product MRITIREGGPEDVPVMLAMLDSSVAWLVAQGRPGQWGTKPLSENPKTVESVVRYLERGWSFVAEADGEPAATLTLTDAPGAYLAHLPPPGEPERYIHWLASDRRFKGHGVGGALLEHAAEATRRAGVGLLRVDCYAGDDRRLVAYYEANGFTPTQAYTVGDHQWPGQVLARRVGPPAASPERMT; this is encoded by the coding sequence ATGCGGATCACGATCAGAGAAGGCGGACCCGAGGACGTCCCGGTGATGCTCGCCATGCTCGACAGCAGCGTGGCGTGGCTGGTCGCCCAGGGTCGGCCCGGGCAGTGGGGGACGAAGCCCCTGTCGGAGAACCCGAAGACGGTCGAGTCCGTCGTCCGGTACCTGGAGCGGGGCTGGTCGTTCGTCGCCGAGGCGGACGGCGAGCCGGCCGCCACCCTCACCCTCACCGACGCGCCCGGAGCGTACCTCGCGCATCTCCCGCCGCCCGGGGAGCCCGAGCGGTACATCCACTGGCTGGCCTCGGACCGGCGCTTCAAGGGGCACGGCGTGGGCGGCGCGCTGCTCGAGCACGCCGCCGAGGCGACCCGGCGGGCGGGCGTCGGACTGCTGCGGGTGGACTGCTACGCCGGCGACGACCGCAGGCTCGTCGCCTATTACGAGGCCAACGGCTTCACCCCGACGCAGGCTTACACGGTCGGCGACCATCAGTGGCCGGGGCAGGTGCTGGCCCGGAGGGTGGGGCCGCCGGCCGCGTCTCCCGAACGAATGACTTGA
- a CDS encoding MFS transporter → MFSSLKIRNYRLFFLGQVVSNIGTWMQRIAQDWLVLSLTGSATAVGVTTALQFLPMLLFGLYGGVLVDRLPKRRTLLFTQSAMALTGIALAVLSLSGHVQVWHVYVAAFAVGLATVLDNPARQTFVSEMVGPDQLQNAVSLNSANFQSARLIGPAVAGVMITGVGTGWAFLFNGLSFVAPLAGLLLMRSRDLRVVERAPRGKGQLREGLRYVAGRPDLIWTIVLVGFVSTFGFNFPVYLSAFADDVFHAGAGAYSLFNTLMAVGSLAGALLAARRGTARMRVLVAGAVAFGAMETVASTAPSLWLFALLMAPIGMFGMTVNVTANSSVQLGTDPAMRGRVMALYMMVFMGGAPVGAPIAGWITDAYGVRAGMAAGGAVSAAAAVTVGLVLARMGDLRLSVGWHHGHPSVRFVPRADRELATVT, encoded by the coding sequence ATGTTCAGCTCCCTGAAGATCAGGAACTACCGCCTGTTCTTCCTGGGCCAGGTCGTCTCCAACATCGGCACCTGGATGCAGCGCATCGCCCAGGACTGGCTGGTGCTCAGCCTCACCGGCTCCGCCACCGCCGTCGGCGTCACGACGGCCCTGCAGTTCCTGCCCATGCTGCTCTTCGGGCTCTACGGCGGCGTCCTCGTCGACCGGCTGCCCAAACGCCGCACGCTGCTGTTCACCCAGTCCGCGATGGCCCTCACCGGCATCGCGCTCGCCGTCCTCAGCCTCTCCGGCCACGTCCAGGTCTGGCACGTCTACGTCGCCGCCTTCGCCGTCGGCCTCGCGACGGTCCTGGACAACCCCGCACGGCAGACCTTCGTCTCCGAGATGGTCGGCCCCGACCAGCTCCAGAACGCGGTCAGCCTCAACTCCGCGAACTTCCAGTCGGCCCGGCTGATCGGCCCCGCCGTGGCCGGCGTGATGATCACCGGCGTCGGCACCGGGTGGGCGTTCCTCTTCAACGGCCTGTCCTTCGTCGCGCCCCTCGCCGGCCTGCTGCTGATGCGCTCGCGCGACCTGCGCGTCGTCGAACGCGCCCCGCGCGGCAAGGGCCAGCTGCGGGAGGGCCTGCGGTACGTCGCCGGCCGCCCCGACCTGATCTGGACGATCGTCCTGGTCGGGTTCGTCAGCACCTTCGGGTTCAACTTCCCCGTCTACCTCTCGGCCTTCGCGGACGACGTCTTCCACGCGGGCGCGGGCGCCTACAGCCTCTTCAACACGCTGATGGCGGTCGGCTCGCTCGCGGGCGCCCTGCTCGCGGCCCGGCGCGGCACGGCCCGGATGCGGGTGCTGGTCGCCGGGGCGGTGGCCTTCGGCGCGATGGAGACAGTGGCCTCCACGGCCCCCTCCCTGTGGCTGTTCGCCCTGCTCATGGCCCCGATCGGAATGTTCGGCATGACGGTCAACGTCACCGCCAACAGCAGTGTCCAGCTGGGCACCGACCCGGCGATGCGGGGTCGGGTGATGGCCCTCTACATGATGGTGTTCATGGGCGGCGCCCCGGTCGGCGCGCCGATCGCCGGCTGGATCACCGACGCGTACGGCGTCCGGGCGGGCATGGCGGCGGGCGGCGCCGTCTCGGCCGCCGCCGCCGTCACGGTCGGCCTGGTCCTGGCCCGGATGGGCGACCTGCGCCTGTCGGTCGGCTGGCACCACGGCCACCCGAGCGTGCGCTTCGTCCCGCGCGCGGACCGGGAACTCGCCACAGTCACCTGA
- a CDS encoding MarR family winged helix-turn-helix transcriptional regulator, whose amino-acid sequence MPDLTHGDDVAAVNSLRSAVMRLSRRLKHQRVDESLSPTEMSVLGTLSLCGSATPGELARKEHVQPPSMTRIVALLEAKGLVRLEPHPEDRRQKVVTKTEQAEAMLAESRAKRNAFLATLVDGLDEDEWAKLRAAAPVLEKLAHL is encoded by the coding sequence ATGCCTGACCTCACCCATGGCGACGACGTAGCCGCCGTGAACTCCCTGCGATCGGCCGTGATGCGGCTGTCCCGTCGACTCAAGCACCAGCGGGTCGACGAGTCGCTGAGCCCCACCGAGATGTCGGTGCTCGGCACCCTCTCCCTCTGCGGCAGCGCCACACCCGGCGAGCTCGCCCGCAAGGAGCACGTCCAGCCCCCCTCGATGACCCGCATCGTGGCGCTGCTGGAGGCCAAGGGCCTGGTCCGGCTGGAGCCGCATCCCGAGGACCGCCGCCAGAAGGTCGTCACCAAGACCGAGCAGGCCGAAGCCATGCTCGCGGAGAGCCGCGCCAAGCGGAACGCCTTCCTGGCCACTCTGGTCGACGGCCTCGACGAGGACGAGTGGGCGAAACTGCGTGCAGCCGCCCCCGTACTGGAGAAGCTCGCCCACCTGTAA
- a CDS encoding CopG family antitoxin: MGTSVLSLRIDEELLERLRQHAAKRGMSVQDYVVRTLIRDDFDERFQSAVDETEEFYGRA; the protein is encoded by the coding sequence ATGGGGACCAGTGTGCTCAGCCTGCGGATAGACGAGGAGCTGCTCGAGCGGCTCCGGCAGCATGCCGCGAAAAGGGGAATGAGCGTCCAGGACTATGTCGTCCGGACGCTCATTCGCGATGACTTCGACGAGCGGTTCCAGTCCGCGGTCGACGAGACGGAAGAGTTCTACGGGCGCGCCTGA